A genomic region of Thermodesulfovibrio aggregans contains the following coding sequences:
- a CDS encoding macro domain-containing protein, which produces MEEKKINGRTLRIMVGDITEKDTDAIVNAANNYLKHGGGVAGAIVRKGGKIIQEESDRIGFVPTGSAAITSAGSLKAKYVIHAVGPKWGEGDEEKKLKNAVLSSLKLANDYKLKSISFPAISSGIYGCPKNMVAKVLIKTAVEYLKSTETTVEVIEFCLFDEETYRYFKEEFDKI; this is translated from the coding sequence ATGGAGGAAAAAAAGATAAATGGAAGAACCTTACGAATAATGGTCGGAGATATTACAGAAAAAGATACAGATGCAATTGTGAATGCAGCCAATAACTATCTGAAACACGGCGGTGGAGTTGCAGGAGCCATTGTTAGAAAAGGTGGAAAGATAATACAGGAGGAAAGCGACAGAATAGGTTTTGTTCCAACAGGTTCTGCAGCAATCACTTCTGCTGGTTCTTTAAAGGCTAAATATGTTATTCATGCTGTTGGACCAAAATGGGGCGAAGGAGATGAGGAAAAAAAGCTTAAAAATGCTGTATTAAGTAGTCTTAAATTAGCTAATGATTATAAACTAAAAAGCATATCATTTCCTGCAATAAGCTCAGGTATATACGGATGTCCGAAAAATATGGTAGCAAAAGTTTTAATTAAAACTGCTGTAGAATATCTGAAAAGTACTGAGACAACTGTTGAAGTAATTGAGTTCTGTCTTTTTGATGAAGAGACCTATCGCTACTTTAAAGAAGAGTTTGATAAAATATAG
- a CDS encoding molybdenum cofactor biosynthesis protein MoaE, translated as MIDSWISEIKSHPQSSSIGMILVHNGIVRATSKEGKPVKGMRLSYNAQKLNEIIKEIKNREGVFEVRVWINEGELKIGDDIMKVLVAGRFRTDVIPALQELVSRIKNEVVHEEEII; from the coding sequence ATGATTGATAGCTGGATAAGTGAAATAAAAAGCCATCCACAAAGTAGTTCCATCGGTATGATTCTTGTCCATAATGGAATTGTCAGGGCAACCTCTAAGGAAGGAAAACCTGTAAAAGGTATGCGACTTTCCTATAATGCACAAAAATTAAATGAGATTATTAAAGAAATAAAAAATAGAGAGGGAGTATTTGAGGTGAGAGTCTGGATAAATGAGGGAGAGTTAAAAATTGGGGATGACATAATGAAAGTCCTTGTTGCGGGAAGGTTTCGCACAGATGTTATTCCTGCTTTACAGGAACTTGTAAGTAGAATAAAAAATGAAGTTGTCCATGAAGAAGAGATTATCTAA
- a CDS encoding beta-barrel assembly-enhancing protease: MKKRLSKIFIVFLIFLLSGCIQEIDPLSGKKTYTLLSTQQEISIGHQVIPSAINENDGLYPDREVQNYIRELGAEISSVTPRKVDYQFYVVNSSQVNAFALPGGPVFITRGIILKMDKESELVGVLAHELGHINARHHAKFLEKTYGTNILLSILGIAIQESKYAGAVMSLAQVSAGILQLKYSRDQENEADTLGVRFSYQSGYDPRGLISMFEKFKAMERGSSVEWLSTHPLPETRIKNVQQMIATQYPDSYRLRQDSDRFQRIKSILKSTDQSYVYVEQAKKYIKSRNYNEALDLLNRAIQIYGSNVAYTYRALVNLYLKRYNSAIDDSQKALELDSLYFLPMLIKGIALNQTNQWNESINTLERAKKLLKENPDTYYYLGVDYQAIGNRTKAIENLSTALELTDGKRGWEADAQRRLRILRGY, encoded by the coding sequence ATGAAGAAGAGATTATCTAAAATTTTCATTGTTTTTCTAATCTTCTTACTCTCTGGATGTATTCAGGAGATAGACCCTCTTTCAGGAAAAAAAACTTACACTCTTCTTTCAACACAGCAAGAGATTTCTATTGGCCATCAGGTCATTCCATCGGCAATCAATGAAAATGACGGCTTATATCCTGATAGGGAAGTTCAAAACTACATCCGAGAGCTTGGAGCAGAAATTTCATCAGTTACACCAAGAAAAGTTGATTACCAGTTTTATGTGGTAAATTCTTCTCAGGTAAATGCTTTTGCACTGCCAGGTGGACCGGTTTTTATAACAAGGGGAATTATACTTAAGATGGATAAAGAAAGCGAACTTGTAGGAGTTCTTGCCCATGAACTCGGACATATTAATGCAAGACATCACGCAAAATTTCTTGAAAAAACTTATGGAACGAATATTTTGCTTAGTATTCTTGGTATTGCCATACAAGAAAGTAAATATGCCGGAGCAGTAATGAGTCTTGCTCAGGTATCAGCGGGAATACTTCAGCTTAAATACAGCCGTGATCAGGAAAATGAAGCAGATACGCTTGGAGTCAGATTTAGTTATCAGAGCGGATATGATCCGAGAGGATTAATCAGCATGTTTGAAAAATTCAAAGCAATGGAGAGAGGGAGTTCTGTTGAATGGTTAAGTACTCATCCCTTGCCAGAGACAAGGATAAAGAATGTTCAACAGATGATTGCAACTCAGTATCCTGATAGTTACAGATTAAGACAGGATAGTGATAGATTTCAAAGAATTAAATCAATTCTCAAGTCTACAGATCAATCCTATGTTTATGTTGAACAGGCTAAAAAATATATAAAATCAAGAAATTACAATGAAGCACTTGATCTTCTTAATAGAGCAATTCAGATTTATGGAAGCAATGTGGCATATACGTACAGGGCATTAGTAAATCTTTATCTGAAAAGATACAACTCTGCTATAGACGATTCTCAAAAAGCATTAGAGCTTGACAGCCTCTACTTTTTACCGATGCTGATAAAAGGTATAGCCTTAAATCAGACAAATCAATGGAATGAGAGTATAAATACGCTTGAAAGAGCAAAAAAATTGCTCAAGGAGAATCCTGATACTTATTATTATCTTGGCGTTGATTATCAGGCAATAGGAAATAGAACCAAAGCTATAGAAAATCTATCTACCGCACTAGAGCTTACTGATGGAAAACGTGGTTGGGAAGCAGATGCCCAGAGAAGATTAAGAATACTCAGAGGATACTAA
- a CDS encoding acylphosphatase: MRRAHLFISGRVQGVFYRAFTKEIADSLGLNGWVRNLRDGRVEAVFEGDEERISIAIDRCKEGPPYARVDNIEIIWEEPEGLNGFEIRRTA; encoded by the coding sequence ATGAGAAGGGCGCATCTTTTTATAAGTGGAAGAGTTCAGGGCGTTTTTTACAGAGCTTTTACTAAGGAAATAGCTGATTCTTTAGGACTTAATGGATGGGTAAGAAATTTGAGAGATGGTAGAGTAGAGGCAGTTTTTGAAGGAGATGAAGAGAGAATTTCAATTGCTATAGACAGATGTAAAGAAGGTCCTCCCTATGCAAGAGTTGACAATATAGAGATAATCTGGGAAGAACCTGAAGGATTAAACGGTTTTGAAATAAGAAGAACAGCTTAA
- a CDS encoding outer membrane protein assembly factor BamD yields the protein MMKRVFKTTIILMIFSLLFSCGGKETVKKEEFDPVLYLKKADELVSKKEYEEARKLLLEIKNRESAKEYAPLAQLKIADSYLKEDETELAITEYRRFLELYPESTYAPYAQYSIAMAYFRQIESPERGAGTAQKALEEFLKLEKMYPRHPYGEILPLRIQKCRNIIAEGELLIGKFYYKKGSYKAAIGRFEGIAKNYPDFKNLDETLYLLADSYKNLQLIDMAKQYIKILKEKFPDSQFAKKAEGLKVQ from the coding sequence ATGATGAAAAGAGTATTTAAAACAACTATCATTTTAATGATTTTTTCTTTGCTTTTCAGTTGTGGTGGTAAGGAAACTGTTAAAAAAGAAGAGTTTGATCCAGTCCTCTACTTAAAAAAAGCCGATGAGCTTGTGAGTAAAAAAGAGTATGAAGAAGCAAGAAAACTTCTTCTTGAAATAAAAAACAGAGAATCGGCAAAGGAGTATGCTCCACTTGCTCAGCTTAAGATAGCCGATTCCTATTTAAAAGAAGATGAAACAGAGCTTGCAATTACTGAATACAGGAGATTTCTTGAGCTATATCCTGAATCTACCTATGCTCCCTATGCTCAATACAGCATTGCAATGGCATATTTCAGGCAGATAGAGAGCCCTGAAAGGGGTGCAGGAACAGCTCAAAAAGCACTTGAAGAGTTTTTAAAACTTGAAAAGATGTATCCAAGACACCCCTATGGAGAAATACTTCCTCTAAGAATTCAGAAATGCAGAAACATAATTGCAGAAGGAGAACTTCTCATAGGCAAATTTTATTATAAAAAAGGTTCTTATAAAGCTGCTATTGGAAGATTTGAGGGAATAGCGAAAAATTATCCCGATTTTAAAAATCTCGATGAAACCCTATATTTATTAGCAGATTCATATAAAAATCTTCAATTGATAGATATGGCAAAGCAATATATCAAGATTTTAAAGGAAAAATTTCCAGACAGTCAGTTTGCAAAAAAGGCAGAAGGACTTAAAGTTCAATAA
- a CDS encoding precorrin-2 dehydrogenase/sirohydrochlorin ferrochelatase family protein produces MTRLFPIFVDIKDKKCVVVGGGKVAERKIKTLLRYGAKVTLVSPEINENIRRIVEKGQIEYIKKEYDKEDIKDAYLVVASTSDEKLNSQIAKDARFLINCVSGKCSLNTNGLLYNVPAILNKGDLTIAVSCEFPSLSRVIKDEISEIYGREFALYLKYLKKLRKEIQKKISDSKRRQAIFKMIASKKVVSILKQYGFKEAKKEVDRIINEI; encoded by the coding sequence ATGACCAGACTTTTCCCAATTTTCGTAGATATCAAAGATAAAAAATGTGTTGTGGTTGGTGGTGGAAAGGTTGCTGAAAGAAAAATAAAAACACTTCTGAGGTATGGTGCTAAGGTAACATTAGTAAGTCCCGAAATTAATGAGAATATCAGAAGAATTGTTGAAAAAGGTCAAATAGAATACATAAAGAAAGAGTATGACAAAGAAGATATAAAGGATGCCTATTTAGTAGTTGCTTCAACATCCGATGAGAAACTTAACAGTCAAATAGCAAAGGATGCCAGATTCCTCATAAACTGTGTTAGCGGAAAATGTAGTTTGAATACTAATGGATTACTCTACAATGTTCCAGCAATTTTAAACAAAGGTGATTTAACAATTGCTGTTTCCTGTGAATTTCCATCTTTAAGCAGAGTTATCAAGGACGAAATTTCAGAAATTTATGGCAGAGAATTTGCTTTATATTTAAAGTATCTTAAAAAACTTAGAAAAGAAATTCAGAAAAAAATATCTGATAGCAAAAGAAGACAGGCAATTTTTAAAATGATTGCTTCAAAGAAAGTTGTGTCAATTTTGAAACAGTATGGTTTTAAAGAAGCAAAAAAGGAGGTAGACAGAATAATAAATGAAATTTAA
- a CDS encoding Gfo/Idh/MocA family protein: MKFKVAVIGAGYFGQRHIKILTEMSDVEIVGVVDIDINKAKEVADNYGLRYFSDYRDLVNEAEVFFVITPTVTHFDIGLDLIKHAKAIFIEKPLTERPAFAEILLEEAKNRNVIIQAGLIERYNPVVKALFNSLTEPLFIQTTRVSPFLGRATDTDVTYDLMIHDLDLVWMMLKKVGDFELKRMKVFTQKIVTSRIDYATVWMEFSTKRGIIKAHLTASRVSSDFLRQISVVQHNSVLYADLINKKLKKVDQGGNIDDINVTDKDSNSLYEEIRDFLNSVKNGKPSVQAPSPRETIEVLRIIDEINERREYEAIY; encoded by the coding sequence ATGAAATTTAAGGTTGCAGTTATTGGTGCTGGATATTTTGGACAGAGACATATAAAAATACTTACTGAGATGTCTGATGTTGAAATCGTTGGAGTTGTTGACATAGATATAAATAAAGCAAAGGAAGTTGCTGATAATTATGGATTAAGATATTTTTCTGATTATAGAGATTTAGTCAATGAGGCTGAAGTATTCTTTGTTATAACTCCAACAGTAACTCATTTTGATATAGGGCTTGACTTGATAAAACATGCTAAAGCAATTTTTATAGAAAAACCTCTTACTGAGAGACCTGCTTTTGCAGAGATACTTCTTGAGGAGGCAAAAAATAGAAACGTAATAATTCAGGCAGGACTGATAGAAAGATATAATCCTGTTGTAAAAGCTTTATTTAATAGTTTAACTGAACCTCTTTTTATTCAAACAACAAGAGTGTCTCCTTTTCTTGGTAGAGCGACTGATACAGATGTAACTTATGATCTTATGATACATGATCTTGATTTAGTATGGATGATGCTTAAAAAAGTTGGTGATTTTGAATTGAAAAGGATGAAAGTTTTTACTCAGAAGATTGTAACCTCAAGAATTGATTATGCTACTGTATGGATGGAGTTTTCTACAAAGAGAGGAATTATTAAGGCTCATCTTACAGCAAGTAGAGTTTCTTCCGATTTTTTAAGGCAAATATCTGTTGTTCAGCATAACAGTGTGCTTTATGCTGATTTGATAAACAAAAAATTAAAAAAAGTTGATCAGGGCGGCAATATTGATGACATAAATGTAACAGACAAAGATAGCAATTCTCTTTATGAAGAAATAAGGGATTTTTTAAATTCAGTAAAAAACGGAAAACCTTCTGTACAGGCACCATCTCCGCGAGAAACAATTGAGGTTCTTAGAATAATAGACGAAATAAATGAAAGGAGAGAGTATGAAGCCATTTATTGA
- a CDS encoding DegT/DnrJ/EryC1/StrS family aminotransferase, giving the protein MKPFIDLRIQYENIRDEILECINEILESSNYILGKNVKAFEEEVKSYLGVVDAVGVASGTDALHLALRALDIGRGDEVITTPFTFFATVEAILYVGAKPVFVDIEEETYNIDPEKIEEKITPRTKAIIPVHIFGAPSDMIKINEIAHKYGLKVVEDAAQAFGARIGSKKVGSFGDIGCFSFYPSKNLGCFGDGGMVVTNDLKIAEKIRILRNHGSAGRYVHETVGLNSRLDEIQAGILRVKMKYIDEYNEKRRKKAALYNRFLSDGVKTPVEKDNTYHVYHLYSIRSIFRDKIKETLSNHGIPSVVYYPIPMHLQKAVRFLGYKEGDFPVAESVAKEILSLPIYPELPDEEVYEISQIILRCLKDS; this is encoded by the coding sequence ATGAAGCCATTTATTGACTTACGAATACAGTATGAAAATATCAGAGATGAGATACTAGAATGTATAAATGAAATTCTTGAGAGTTCAAACTATATTCTTGGTAAAAATGTTAAAGCCTTTGAAGAAGAGGTTAAATCATATCTGGGTGTAGTAGATGCAGTTGGAGTTGCCTCAGGCACAGATGCGCTTCATCTTGCACTTAGAGCTCTTGATATAGGTAGAGGTGATGAAGTTATAACAACTCCTTTTACTTTTTTTGCAACTGTTGAAGCTATACTTTATGTTGGAGCAAAACCTGTTTTTGTTGACATTGAAGAAGAAACTTATAATATTGATCCTGAAAAAATTGAAGAAAAGATTACTCCAAGAACAAAGGCTATTATTCCTGTGCATATTTTTGGAGCTCCATCAGATATGATAAAGATAAATGAAATTGCACATAAATATGGTTTAAAAGTAGTTGAAGATGCTGCACAGGCTTTTGGTGCAAGAATCGGCAGTAAAAAAGTGGGAAGCTTTGGTGATATCGGTTGTTTTAGTTTTTATCCAAGTAAAAATCTTGGATGTTTTGGTGATGGTGGAATGGTTGTTACCAATGATCTCAAGATAGCAGAAAAGATAAGGATACTAAGAAATCACGGTTCTGCTGGCAGATATGTTCATGAAACAGTTGGTTTAAATTCAAGGTTAGATGAGATTCAAGCTGGAATTTTAAGGGTTAAAATGAAGTATATAGATGAATACAATGAAAAAAGAAGAAAAAAAGCTGCTCTTTATAACAGATTTTTAAGCGATGGTGTTAAAACCCCTGTAGAAAAAGACAATACCTATCATGTTTATCATCTCTATAGTATCCGTTCAATTTTCAGGGATAAAATCAAAGAAACACTTTCAAATCATGGAATTCCTTCAGTTGTATACTATCCCATCCCAATGCATTTACAGAAAGCAGTGCGGTTCCTTGGTTATAAAGAAGGAGATTTCCCTGTTGCAGAGTCTGTGGCTAAAGAGATCCTTTCTCTGCCCATATATCCTGAACTTCCTGATGAAGAAGTTTATGAAATATCTCAGATTATATTGAGATGTCTAAAAGACTCCTAA
- the lpxB gene encoding lipid-A-disaccharide synthase → MSKRLLIVAGESSGELYGSLLASYLREDFELIGIGGKYMAQAGVKLIGEITHAFGAFEVLGQIKKIRKNMEVATKALKEVQGVILIDFPDFNLSLAKKAKEMGKRVLYYVSPQIWAWRYGRINTIKKVVDFMAVVLPFEEEIYKKAGIPVKFVGHPMYEAMMKELPEESNQLKNFLRNKYGINQNTVITLMPGSRPSEIKRKMPLMLKLIKIFPSYHFIIPKAPNIEFSENFLKIITSFGNVTILKEKSFTALAMSDVAVITSGTSTLQATLLKIPMVVVYRVNPLSYVIGKVLIKGVKHIGLPNVIADFMNLDGIRVPEFIQRLNVEKIAEQVNLLLNEYKYRERVINFLTNIREYFVNKTASQEVAKICRQLF, encoded by the coding sequence ATGTCTAAAAGACTCCTAATAGTTGCAGGAGAGTCTTCAGGAGAACTCTACGGTTCTTTACTCGCTTCTTACCTGAGAGAAGATTTTGAGCTTATCGGAATAGGCGGTAAATATATGGCTCAGGCAGGAGTTAAACTTATTGGAGAAATTACTCATGCTTTTGGTGCTTTTGAAGTACTCGGACAGATTAAAAAAATAAGAAAAAATATGGAAGTTGCTACAAAAGCCCTAAAGGAGGTTCAAGGAGTCATATTAATAGATTTTCCTGATTTTAATCTTTCCCTTGCTAAAAAAGCTAAGGAAATGGGCAAAAGAGTACTTTATTATGTAAGTCCTCAAATATGGGCATGGAGATATGGAAGAATAAATACTATTAAAAAAGTTGTTGATTTCATGGCTGTAGTTTTACCATTTGAGGAAGAGATATACAAAAAAGCAGGTATTCCCGTGAAATTTGTTGGTCATCCCATGTATGAGGCAATGATGAAGGAATTGCCAGAAGAGTCTAATCAACTTAAAAACTTTTTAAGAAATAAATATGGAATTAATCAAAACACAGTAATAACTCTAATGCCTGGTAGCAGACCCTCTGAAATAAAGAGAAAAATGCCATTAATGTTAAAACTCATAAAAATTTTTCCTTCCTATCATTTCATAATTCCAAAGGCTCCAAATATTGAGTTTAGTGAAAATTTTCTGAAGATCATTACATCTTTTGGAAATGTAACGATTTTGAAGGAAAAGTCCTTTACAGCTCTTGCAATGAGTGATGTGGCAGTAATAACCTCTGGTACATCAACTCTTCAAGCGACTTTGCTCAAAATACCAATGGTAGTTGTTTATAGAGTTAATCCATTATCTTATGTTATTGGAAAGGTTCTTATTAAAGGAGTGAAACATATTGGTTTACCTAATGTTATTGCCGACTTTATGAACTTAGACGGAATTAGAGTTCCAGAATTTATTCAGAGACTTAATGTAGAAAAAATTGCAGAACAGGTTAATCTTTTACTCAATGAATACAAATACAGAGAAAGAGTTATTAATTTTCTTACCAATATTAGAGAATACTTTGTAAATAAAACAGCTTCACAGGAAGTTGCCAAGATATGCAGGCAGCTTTTTTAA